One Manihot esculenta cultivar AM560-2 chromosome 6, M.esculenta_v8, whole genome shotgun sequence DNA segment encodes these proteins:
- the LOC110617361 gene encoding homogentisate phytyltransferase 1, chloroplastic: MVVMESLPLRLFPKSSSLASGGNCGRSNIFKVGHSPTSVRVSRCRTWNVLERHYFAKSQHHQMKHHLRRIVERSIIYQKSDAHFLVHATSGQPLESEPDAYSPKSTSNSILNALDAFYRFSRPHTVIGTALSILSVSLLAVEKLSDLSPLFFTGVLEAVVAALLMNIYIVGLNQLTDIEIDKVNKPYLPLASGEYSVGIGVMIIASFSMMSFWLGWVVGSWPLFWALFVSFVLGTAYSINLPLLRWKRFAFVAAMCILAVRAVIVQLAFYLHMQTHVYGRPAVFSRPLIFATAFMSFFSVVIALFKDIPDIEGDKIFGIRSFTVRLGQERVFWTCISLLEIAYGVAILVGAASSHTWSKCITVLGHAILASILWNRAKSVDLKSKAAITSCYMFIWKLFYAEYLLIPLVR, translated from the exons ATGGTGGTTATGGAGTCTCTGCCTCTTCGACTGTTTCCCAAGTCTTCTTCGCTCGCTTCTG gTGGAAATTGTGGGCGGAGTAACATTTTTAAAGTGGGTCACTCTCCAA CATCAGTCAGAGTTTCCAGGTGCAGAACATGGAACGTCCTAGAAAGACATTATTTTGCGAAGTCTCAGCATCATCAAATGAAGCATCACCTTAGACGTATTGTGGAAAGATCTATCATCTATCAGAAAAGTGATGCCCATTTCTTGGTGCATGCCACCTCTGGACAGCCTCTTGAATCTGAGCCAGATGCTTATAGTCCTAAGAGTACTTCAAATTCTATTCTCAATGCATTAGATGCTTTCTATAGATTCTCACGTCCTCATACCGTTATAGGAACA GCTTTGAGCATCTTATCGGTTTCCCTCCTTGCAGTAGAGAAACTCTCAGATCTTTCTCCACTGTTCTTCACAGGGGTTTTGGAG GCTGTTGTTGCCGCCCTCTTGATGAATATATACATAGTTGGTTTAAATCAGTTAACTGACATTGAAATAGACAAG GTTAATAAGCCATATCTTCCACTGGCATCTGGAGAGTACTCGGTGGGCATTGGTGTCATGATTATTGCGTCCTTCTCCATGATG AGCTTTTGGCTCGGGTGGGTTGTTGGTTCTTGGCCATTGTTTTGGGCTCTTTTTGTCAGTTTTGTTCTTGGAACAGCATATTCAATCAAT TTGCCGCTGTTGAGATGGAAAAGGTTTGCATTTGTTGCTGCAATGTGCATCTTAGCTGTCCGGGCAGTGATTGTTCAACTTGCCTTTTATCTGCATATGCAG ACCCATGTGTATGGAAGACCTGCTGTCTTTTCCAGGCCTCTAATTTTTGCAACTGCATTCATGAGCTTCTTCTCAGTTGTTATAGCATTATTCAAG GATATACCTGATATTGAAGGGGATAAGATATTTGGTATCCGTTCCTTTACAGTGCGCTTGGGCCAAGAGCGG GTTTTCTGGACCTGTATTTCTCTTCTTGAAATAGCTTATGGTGTTGCTATTCTAGTTGGAGCAGCATCTTCCCACACTTGGAGCAAGTGTATCACG GTTCTGGGGCATGCCATATTGGCTTCAATACTGTGGAACCGTGCTAAAAGTGTTGATCTCAAGAGCAAAGCTGCTATAACTTCCTGTTACATGTTTATTTGGAAG TTATTTTATGCAGAATACTTGCTTATACCACTTGTAAGATGA